In Wolbachia endosymbiont of Cimex lectularius, the following are encoded in one genomic region:
- a CDS encoding Na+/H+ antiporter NhaC family protein has translation MTAFVPLFIFLILYLGSGTYFSFIGTDNPLHQVSPVICLLPALFFAVSRGTNKIQHNIDTVIEGMGDKNTLTMCLIFLFSGAFSSVTQSIGSADTVANLILNFLPTRLLLPGIFLASAFISTAIGTSMGVVALMVPIAVNLAKSGAFGLEIGTATVVGGAVFGDNLSMISDTTIASVSSQGAAIKDKLKVNSKVAFIASIITLVYLAVTADSTKIVTISNLDYLSIIKVIPYISLIIMGLLEVSTLVTLTINIIIAGVLGTVFFDYAVIQFPHDIYNGFKKVNEIVIFALFIGGLSHIIYKQGQKALHKLIDKSDITKTKTEFVIAGIASMFTVLVANNTIAILLSGGIAKRLAQKHNIAPHRSAYLLDVFACATKGILPYGSQLLLAGSIASISPISLLTQVYYCFILAAVTIGEIIINSRHYRTAA, from the coding sequence ATGACAGCTTTTGTTCCTCTGTTTATTTTTTTAATTCTATACCTTGGAAGCGGAACTTATTTCTCCTTTATCGGAACTGATAATCCACTTCATCAGGTTTCACCGGTAATTTGCTTACTACCAGCACTATTTTTTGCTGTTTCACGCGGTACAAATAAAATCCAGCATAACATCGATACTGTCATCGAGGGCATGGGTGACAAAAATACCCTTACTATGTGCTTAATTTTTCTATTTTCTGGAGCATTTTCTTCTGTTACTCAATCAATTGGTAGTGCAGACACTGTTGCTAATTTAATTCTCAATTTCCTTCCAACAAGGTTACTGTTGCCTGGAATATTCTTGGCTTCTGCTTTTATTTCAACCGCAATCGGTACGTCCATGGGAGTTGTTGCGCTAATGGTACCAATCGCCGTTAACCTGGCAAAAAGTGGAGCTTTTGGTCTTGAAATAGGAACTGCAACTGTGGTTGGAGGTGCCGTATTCGGTGACAACCTCTCAATGATATCCGACACCACTATTGCTTCTGTTTCTTCACAAGGAGCTGCAATAAAGGATAAACTTAAAGTGAACTCTAAAGTAGCGTTTATTGCCAGCATTATAACACTTGTCTATCTGGCAGTAACTGCAGACAGTACAAAAATTGTTACTATCTCAAACTTAGATTATTTATCGATAATAAAAGTTATCCCTTACATTTCTCTAATAATCATGGGTCTGCTTGAAGTTTCTACTTTAGTAACACTAACTATAAACATAATTATTGCTGGTGTGCTAGGAACAGTCTTTTTTGATTACGCTGTTATTCAATTTCCTCATGACATATATAATGGTTTTAAGAAAGTAAACGAAATAGTGATCTTTGCTCTATTTATTGGTGGACTAAGCCATATAATATATAAACAAGGTCAAAAAGCATTGCATAAACTCATCGATAAAAGTGATATTACAAAGACTAAAACTGAATTTGTGATAGCAGGAATAGCATCTATGTTCACTGTTCTGGTTGCCAATAATACCATTGCTATTTTATTAAGTGGTGGCATTGCAAAAAGGCTCGCACAAAAACACAATATTGCGCCACACCGCAGTGCATACTTATTAGATGTTTTTGCTTGTGCTACAAAAGGCATCTTGCCTTATGGTTCTCAGCTACTGCTAGCGGGTAGCATAGCCTCTATATCACCTATTTCTTTATTAACACAGGTGTATTACTGCTTTATTTTAGCAGCAGTTACAATAGGTGAAATAATCATCAACAGTAGACATTATAGGACTGCAGCTTAA
- a CDS encoding ankyrin repeat domain-containing protein, with translation MEYNQWKEILSAVNADKNLSKDNVIEKIKGELPQDSDEYKEWSEANFDVNYQFEMERMPRGEGYQTGMGAILDLSCTLLGLATINGYTKVVDVLAKAEADVSKVLGEGNTPLHLAAYYGHIEIADILIKAGANPSAASDSENTPLHWAAYKGYRDTVNLLIKAGANLNAVNGCKETPLNRAAKYNNTKMFDILTKAGADLLTFDKNGHIRQFLEPV, from the coding sequence ATGGAATACAATCAGTGGAAAGAAATATTAAGTGCAGTTAATGCTGACAAAAATTTAAGCAAAGATAACGTAATTGAAAAAATAAAAGGGGAATTGCCACAAGATTCAGATGAATATAAAGAGTGGAGTGAGGCTAATTTTGATGTAAATTACCAATTCGAAATGGAAAGAATGCCCCGTGGAGAGGGCTATCAAACAGGAATGGGAGCTATTTTGGATCTTTCTTGTACATTATTGGGTTTGGCTACTATAAATGGCTATACAAAGGTGGTTGACGTTTTAGCTAAGGCAGAAGCAGATGTTAGTAAAGTATTAGGTGAAGGAAACACACCTTTGCATTTGGCTGCTTATTACGGCCATATAGAGATAGCTGATATTCTAATAAAAGCAGGAGCAAATCCTAGCGCAGCAAGTGATAGTGAAAATACCCCTTTACATTGGGCTGCTTACAAGGGCTATAGGGACACAGTTAACCTTTTAATAAAAGCAGGAGCAAATCTTAATGCAGTAAATGGCTGCAAAGAAACACCCTTAAATCGAGCTGCCAAATATAACAATACAAAAATGTTTGATATTCTAACAAAGGCAGGGGCAGACCTTTTAACGTTTGACAAAAATGGGCATATAAGACAGTTCTTAGAACCTGTTTAA
- a CDS encoding DNA-methyltransferase, with translation MGVAYCEDSLDLLPQLPDNSLDLVITSPPFALQRKKEYGNESQTEYVSWLSQFAKLVHSKLKDTGSFVLDLGGAYEKGAPSRSLYNFRVLMHFCDDIGFFLAEDFYWYNPSKLPSPIEWVNKRKIRVKDSVNAVWWFSKTEWPKADVTKVLVEYSGRMKKLIENPKAYYTPKERPSGHNIGSSFGKDNGGAIPSNLLQIPNSESNSQYLAAYKNLFKIFVTGEK, from the coding sequence ATGGGAGTTGCATATTGTGAAGACTCGCTTGACCTATTGCCGCAATTACCAGATAATAGCTTGGATCTCGTAATAACCAGTCCACCGTTTGCTTTGCAAAGAAAAAAAGAATACGGAAATGAATCCCAAACGGAATATGTTTCATGGCTTAGCCAATTTGCAAAATTAGTACACAGCAAACTAAAAGATACAGGCAGCTTTGTGCTTGATTTAGGTGGGGCTTATGAAAAAGGCGCGCCATCAAGGAGTTTATATAATTTTAGGGTGCTTATGCATTTTTGTGATGATATAGGCTTCTTCCTTGCAGAAGATTTCTATTGGTATAATCCCTCTAAATTGCCAAGTCCGATTGAATGGGTCAATAAGAGAAAAATCAGAGTAAAAGATTCTGTTAATGCTGTGTGGTGGTTCAGCAAGACCGAGTGGCCTAAAGCAGATGTCACAAAAGTGCTAGTTGAATACAGTGGCCGGATGAAAAAACTTATAGAGAACCCAAAGGCTTATTATACTCCAAAGGAACGGCCATCAGGGCACAATATTGGTAGTAGCTTTGGCAAAGATAATGGAGGAGCTATTCCATCAAATCTTTTGCAAATTCCCAATTCAGAATCTAACAGCCAGTATCTTGCTGCATATAAGAACCTGTTTAAAATCTTCGTAACAGGAGAGAAATGA
- a CDS encoding Rpn family recombination-promoting nuclease/putative transposase, which yields MAFSKFLDPKLDLTFKRIFGNEGNKNILIHFLNDILGFTGIDTIKEVEFLSTIMDPEIASDKQSIVDVLCKDSSGHRYVIEMRLARDKSFEERAQLYAAKAYSRQAGRGSEYINLKKVFFIAISNNILFPDEVGYISTHNIREVKTNGHYLKGFQFVFIELPKFKKDKVEQLESTVERWCFFFKHAEDTTDEDLKDIAEKSPIINLAYDELNKERWSEKDLVAYEERLMDLRKEEAILAYRLDTAKEEGREEGKKEGKKKRETEIAKAMLAEGMNAATIAKLTGLSTGEVEKLRFTYDQDKKREDDLS from the coding sequence ATGGCTTTTTCTAAATTCCTAGACCCAAAGTTGGACTTAACATTCAAAAGAATATTTGGTAACGAGGGAAATAAGAATATCCTTATTCACTTTCTTAATGATATTTTAGGATTTACTGGAATAGACACTATAAAAGAAGTTGAGTTTCTCAGCACCATTATGGATCCGGAAATCGCCTCTGATAAGCAGAGCATAGTTGATGTTCTTTGCAAGGATTCTAGCGGCCACAGATACGTGATTGAAATGCGACTCGCTCGCGATAAAAGCTTTGAAGAACGCGCACAACTATATGCTGCCAAAGCTTATTCAAGACAGGCTGGAAGAGGTAGCGAATATATTAATTTAAAGAAAGTATTCTTTATTGCCATCTCTAATAACATTCTGTTTCCTGATGAGGTTGGGTACATTTCTACTCATAATATACGGGAGGTAAAAACTAATGGACATTACCTGAAAGGTTTTCAATTTGTCTTTATTGAATTACCTAAATTCAAAAAAGACAAAGTGGAACAGTTGGAGAGTACAGTAGAGCGCTGGTGCTTTTTTTTCAAACACGCAGAAGATACTACAGATGAAGACCTAAAAGATATAGCAGAAAAATCTCCAATAATAAATCTAGCGTACGATGAGTTAAACAAGGAACGCTGGAGTGAGAAAGATCTGGTGGCATACGAAGAAAGGTTAATGGATCTACGGAAAGAAGAAGCCATCCTTGCATACAGACTTGACACTGCTAAAGAAGAAGGTAGAGAGGAAGGAAAAAAGGAAGGTAAGAAGAAAAGAGAGACTGAAATAGCAAAAGCAATGCTTGCTGAAGGCATGAACGCTGCTACCATCGCTAAGTTAACAGGATTATCTACTGGTGAAGTCGAAAAACTACGGTTTACATATGATCAAGATAAGAAACGTGAAGATGATCTGTCTTAA
- the ruvB gene encoding Holliday junction branch migration DNA helicase RuvB, translated as MKSISYDKEYAEDARNVNIRPEQLDDFVGQKDLIQNLKVFINAAKTRTEALDHVLLHGPPGLGKTTLAQIVSKELRVSFRATSGPLLNKAGDLAAVLTTLNAKDVLFIDEIHRLNRSIEEVLYTAMEDFCLDILVGEGPSTRTLRIDLPPFTLIGTTTRLGLLSAPLRDRFGIPLHLEFYSFEELVDIIKRGARVLSAEIEEGAIREIACRARGTPRIALRLLRRIRDFVEAEDDKKIIYEIADSALSKLGIDKMGLNKLDMDYLRFLFNTSGPVGIDTISIALSEDAGNIEETVEPYLIKISFVKRTPRGRVLTDQAKEYLSLRY; from the coding sequence ATGAAGTCAATATCATATGACAAAGAATATGCTGAAGATGCGCGTAATGTAAACATTAGGCCTGAACAACTTGATGATTTTGTTGGGCAAAAAGATTTAATACAAAATTTAAAAGTATTTATAAATGCCGCAAAGACGAGAACTGAAGCTTTGGATCATGTTTTACTACACGGTCCTCCAGGACTTGGCAAAACAACCTTGGCACAAATTGTCTCTAAGGAGTTAAGGGTTAGCTTTCGTGCAACTTCTGGTCCTTTACTTAATAAAGCTGGAGATTTAGCTGCAGTGCTCACCACTTTAAATGCAAAAGATGTCTTATTTATCGACGAAATCCATAGGTTAAATCGCAGCATTGAAGAAGTCTTATATACCGCCATGGAAGACTTTTGCTTGGACATACTGGTAGGCGAAGGCCCATCCACTCGCACTTTAAGAATAGACTTACCACCATTTACGTTGATTGGAACAACAACACGGCTTGGACTGCTTTCTGCACCGCTTAGGGATCGTTTTGGCATCCCTTTGCACCTTGAATTTTATTCTTTTGAGGAACTGGTTGATATTATAAAAAGAGGCGCAAGAGTTCTTTCTGCCGAAATCGAAGAGGGTGCCATACGGGAAATTGCCTGCCGTGCACGCGGCACCCCAAGAATTGCTTTGAGGTTACTCAGAAGAATAAGAGATTTTGTTGAAGCGGAAGATGATAAAAAAATTATCTACGAAATTGCTGACTCTGCGCTATCAAAATTGGGCATAGATAAGATGGGATTAAATAAATTAGATATGGATTACCTAAGATTTTTATTCAACACCTCAGGACCTGTTGGAATTGACACCATATCTATTGCGTTATCTGAAGATGCTGGCAATATTGAAGAAACAGTAGAGCCTTATTTAATAAAAATCAGTTTTGTAAAGCGCACACCAAGAGGACGTGTTTTAACCGATCAAGCAAAGGAGTATTTGAGTCTTCGATATTAA
- the ruvA gene encoding Holliday junction branch migration protein RuvA codes for MIGNLSGIVDEVHSDHIILNVNDVGYIVYLSAKALNACSTGSKIKLLIETYANNRENITQLYGFISREEQQCLRLLVKVSGVSYKTAMSILSKLTPEQLFLAIMNEDKVTLKISGLGLKLINRIITELSGKVSKLEINNSNFHPIKEDAVSALINLGYEKMRAYDTIKKIQDESPNLDTKEIIRMALKELSTL; via the coding sequence ATGATAGGAAACCTAAGCGGAATAGTCGACGAAGTTCATAGCGATCATATAATCCTGAATGTAAATGATGTTGGCTATATAGTATACCTTTCAGCCAAAGCTCTAAATGCATGCTCCACTGGAAGTAAAATCAAATTGCTTATTGAAACCTATGCAAATAATAGAGAAAACATTACTCAGCTATATGGTTTCATAAGCAGAGAAGAACAGCAGTGCTTGCGCTTGCTTGTTAAAGTAAGCGGCGTTAGCTATAAAACTGCAATGTCAATTTTGAGTAAATTAACCCCAGAACAGTTGTTTTTGGCAATTATGAATGAAGATAAAGTAACACTCAAGATAAGCGGGCTTGGCCTCAAACTCATTAATCGAATTATTACAGAACTGAGTGGCAAAGTGAGTAAATTAGAAATAAATAACAGCAATTTCCATCCAATTAAAGAAGACGCTGTTTCAGCTTTGATCAACCTCGGGTATGAAAAAATGAGAGCTTATGATACAATAAAAAAAATACAGGATGAATCACCAAACCTGGACACTAAGGAGATTATCCGCATGGCACTTAAGGAGCTTTCAACATTATGA
- a CDS encoding septal ring lytic transglycosylase RlpA family protein — translation MIKNLAFLCLIFVLISSCSFRSRCNDAAGHYKIGNSYTVNGVTYYPKHCNHHEEIGVASWYGMEDHGTLTANGEVFDRNSISAAHKTLPLPCFVLVTNLKNGKQLIVRVNDRGPFVKGRIIDLSEKAAKILGFHEDGLTMVKITYLKKMSRRLIQKTPHYKKQYEKEMQKRHPKQNSAESRGYVAFFENAQTAKSAASKLRNQGIKNVRLLFKNNRYCVKVSYK, via the coding sequence ATGATAAAAAATCTAGCTTTTTTATGCCTAATATTTGTTTTGATAAGTAGTTGCAGTTTTCGCAGCAGGTGTAATGATGCCGCAGGCCATTATAAAATTGGCAATAGCTACACAGTAAATGGGGTAACTTATTATCCCAAGCACTGTAACCATCACGAGGAGATAGGAGTAGCATCGTGGTATGGGATGGAAGATCATGGTACACTTACAGCAAACGGTGAAGTGTTTGACCGTAACTCAATTTCCGCAGCGCACAAGACTTTACCTCTACCCTGCTTTGTTCTTGTCACTAACTTAAAAAATGGAAAGCAACTTATCGTAAGAGTTAACGATAGAGGGCCATTTGTTAAGGGTAGAATAATAGATCTTTCAGAAAAAGCAGCGAAAATTTTAGGATTCCATGAAGATGGATTAACTATGGTAAAAATTACGTATCTAAAAAAAATGTCAAGGCGACTAATACAAAAAACCCCTCATTATAAAAAGCAGTACGAAAAAGAAATGCAGAAACGTCACCCAAAACAAAACAGTGCAGAAAGTAGGGGATATGTCGCATTTTTTGAAAATGCTCAGACTGCCAAGTCAGCTGCATCAAAGCTTCGCAATCAAGGAATAAAAAATGTTAGGTTGCTTTTTAAGAACAACCGATATTGCGTGAAAGTGAGTTATAAGTAG
- a CDS encoding UDP-N-acetylmuramate--L-alanine ligase, with amino-acid sequence MRILNYTITNLVISKRLLLNMNNTRKETIHIIGIGGIGMSAIAEILHNSNYKVQGSDTQSNDNTDRLQKLGIEVYIGHNADNIRQAQIVVHSSAIKFDNVELVATRDNNKTILHRSDILAEIMKDKYVIAVSGSSGKTTTTAMIASIFDYSGTDATVIVGGILNSYRSNSKLGKSDIFLIEADESDGTMLKIPANIAVITSINDDHIDHYGTFDNLKNAFSQFVNNAGSAVLPDSVDINCDAGNSITFGFEDVSPSVIQSSFVIPVPPPVIPVLDTGIQKKKSASHSAKVNNVRAANIKQHVSSIEFDVLIDNNHRIKNVVLQNAIGIHKVSNALAAISVAVKLGISDVDIKKGLLELKGVARRFSLIADIKGVKLIEDYAHHPNEIQATLAAARLITKGKVIGIIEPLRFARIRNFFDEFVQVFMMFDYVILTPVHPPEDEPIPGCRIDDIQKALISNGFSNVEIMNNALLISHFINDSTNSSDVVLFIGAGGNIAKLAKETAALMSKIEV; translated from the coding sequence ATGAGGATTTTAAATTATACTATAACAAATTTAGTAATCAGTAAACGTCTACTGCTAAATATGAACAATACTCGAAAAGAAACAATACATATAATTGGTATAGGCGGAATTGGAATGAGCGCAATTGCTGAAATTCTTCATAATTCTAATTATAAAGTCCAAGGCAGTGATACGCAATCAAATGACAATACAGATAGGTTACAAAAGTTAGGTATAGAGGTTTATATTGGCCACAATGCAGATAACATCAGGCAAGCTCAAATAGTAGTACATTCTTCTGCAATAAAATTCGACAATGTGGAGTTAGTTGCAACAAGAGATAACAACAAAACCATTTTGCATAGGTCAGACATACTTGCTGAAATTATGAAAGATAAATATGTGATAGCAGTTTCAGGTTCAAGTGGAAAGACGACAACAACCGCTATGATTGCCTCTATTTTTGACTACTCTGGTACCGATGCAACTGTAATTGTGGGAGGGATATTGAACTCCTATCGAAGTAACTCAAAACTTGGCAAGAGTGACATTTTTTTGATTGAAGCTGATGAGTCTGATGGAACTATGCTGAAGATTCCTGCAAACATTGCTGTTATAACAAGCATTAACGACGATCACATAGACCATTACGGCACATTTGACAATCTCAAAAATGCATTTTCTCAATTCGTGAATAATGCAGGTTCTGCAGTTTTACCTGATTCTGTAGACATCAATTGTGATGCAGGTAATTCTATAACGTTTGGGTTTGAAGATGTGTCTCCTTCTGTCATCCAATCCTCCTTTGTCATTCCAGTGCCACCTCCTGTCATCCCAGTGCTTGACACTGGGATCCAGAAAAAAAAATCAGCGTCACACTCTGCAAAAGTGAATAACGTTAGAGCTGCAAACATTAAGCAGCATGTTAGCAGCATAGAATTTGATGTGTTGATTGACAATAACCACAGAATAAAGAATGTAGTACTACAAAACGCAATAGGAATACATAAAGTCAGCAACGCCTTGGCTGCAATATCGGTTGCGGTAAAACTTGGAATTAGCGATGTAGACATCAAAAAGGGCCTTTTGGAATTGAAAGGAGTAGCAAGAAGATTTTCTTTAATTGCTGATATTAAAGGCGTTAAGTTAATTGAGGACTATGCCCATCATCCAAATGAAATACAGGCAACTCTGGCAGCAGCGCGCTTGATCACTAAAGGAAAGGTAATAGGAATTATCGAACCGCTCCGTTTTGCTCGCATTCGTAATTTTTTTGATGAATTCGTACAAGTTTTTATGATGTTTGACTATGTCATCCTCACTCCTGTTCATCCCCCAGAAGATGAGCCTATTCCCGGTTGTAGAATTGATGATATACAAAAAGCCTTAATCAGCAATGGGTTTAGTAATGTAGAGATTATGAATAATGCTTTGCTCATTTCACATTTCATCAATGATTCGACAAATTCAAGTGATGTAGTACTATTTATTGGTGCTGGTGGTAATATAGCCAAACTAGCGAAAGAAACTGCAGCACTTATGTCGAAAATAGAGGTTTAA
- the eno gene encoding phosphopyruvate hydratase: MMKKIINNVFAREILDSRGYPTVEVEVELCDGATDRASVPSGASTGKLEALELRDQDEKRYCGKGVLKAVQSVNGVIANEIVGMDAANQGVIDKALIELDGTQNKSKLGANATLVVSLAVAKAAANSFKMPLYKYLGGEQASVVPVPLINIINGGVHADNELDFQEFMILPVGAETFSEAIRMSAEVFHNLRSILKKKGYSTNVGDEGGFAPNIESTEEALNLIIQAVESAGYSMQSHFALGLDVASSTFYEDKIYKFENRKLTSEELAGYYCGLVEKYPIISIEDAMSEDDYEGWRLLTARLGNKIQLVGDDLFVTNCELIRKGIEEKMANAVLIKPNQIGTLTETLAAIEMAKSNGYKAVISHRSGETEDTTISHIAIASNCGQIKTGSLSRSDRLAKYNELMRIESTLGESAKYYRGLAWTS; the protein is encoded by the coding sequence ATGATGAAAAAGATAATTAACAATGTATTTGCAAGAGAAATTTTGGATAGCAGGGGTTACCCAACCGTTGAGGTAGAAGTTGAGCTCTGCGATGGAGCAACAGATAGAGCTTCCGTACCTTCTGGAGCTTCAACCGGTAAACTAGAAGCCTTAGAACTGAGGGATCAAGATGAAAAAAGATATTGTGGTAAAGGAGTGCTGAAAGCTGTTCAGTCTGTGAATGGAGTGATAGCAAATGAAATTGTTGGCATGGATGCAGCAAACCAGGGTGTGATTGATAAGGCTTTAATAGAGCTAGATGGAACGCAAAACAAATCTAAGCTTGGAGCAAACGCAACTTTAGTGGTGTCTCTTGCCGTTGCAAAAGCAGCGGCAAACAGTTTCAAAATGCCACTATATAAATATTTAGGGGGAGAGCAGGCAAGTGTCGTGCCGGTTCCACTCATTAACATAATCAATGGCGGGGTACATGCGGACAATGAACTCGATTTTCAAGAATTTATGATTCTTCCTGTTGGGGCTGAAACTTTCAGTGAAGCGATCAGAATGTCTGCAGAGGTGTTTCATAATTTGCGCAGCATTCTCAAGAAAAAGGGTTACAGCACAAATGTAGGAGATGAAGGCGGTTTTGCACCGAATATCGAAAGCACCGAAGAAGCTCTTAATCTGATAATTCAGGCTGTAGAGTCTGCCGGTTATTCGATGCAAAGTCACTTTGCACTGGGTCTTGACGTTGCTTCATCTACTTTTTATGAAGATAAAATTTACAAATTTGAAAATAGAAAGCTTACTTCAGAGGAATTGGCTGGGTACTATTGCGGCCTTGTCGAAAAATATCCTATAATTTCCATAGAAGATGCGATGAGTGAAGATGACTACGAAGGCTGGAGGTTACTTACTGCAAGGCTGGGAAATAAAATTCAATTGGTCGGGGATGATTTGTTTGTTACAAATTGTGAGCTAATACGCAAAGGAATAGAGGAAAAAATGGCAAATGCTGTACTAATTAAACCAAATCAGATAGGAACATTAACGGAAACTTTGGCCGCTATTGAAATGGCAAAATCGAATGGCTACAAAGCCGTCATTTCTCATCGATCAGGTGAAACAGAAGACACAACGATATCTCATATAGCAATTGCGTCAAATTGCGGACAAATAAAGACTGGCTCGCTATCGCGTTCTGATAGACTTGCAAAGTACAACGAGCTAATGAGAATAGAAAGCACGCTGGGAGAAAGTGCTAAATACTATCGTGGGTTGGCATGGACTTCATAG
- the cgtA gene encoding Obg family GTPase CgtA has translation MDFIDEVRLYLKAGDGGDGCASFRREKFVEFGGPNGGNGGKGGDIVFVSDANLNTLLNFRYRRHIKANDGKSGASRDRSGTAGKDVVLKVPVGTQIIDEESEEVIVDLDKPEMEFQVVQGGKGGLGNTNFKSSTNRAPRHFTYGQPGEEKYVLLKLKVLSDVGIIGMPNAGKSKFLTRCSNADTKVGDYPFTTIRPHLGVAKVGDSEIVIADIPGIISDAHLGVGLGHKFLKHIERCKILLHLIDVTHDDVISAYDCTHNELELYNSDLVRKEEVVVLNKCDLSEEAEILEKKNHLANYLDKEVLCLSIDDDLQPILRLLSEKLKKNNPRETDVYDPFKA, from the coding sequence ATGGACTTCATAGACGAAGTTAGATTGTATCTAAAGGCTGGTGATGGCGGTGATGGCTGCGCGAGTTTTCGTCGAGAAAAATTCGTCGAATTTGGTGGTCCAAACGGTGGTAATGGAGGGAAGGGAGGAGACATAGTTTTTGTCAGCGATGCAAATCTCAACACTTTGCTTAATTTCCGTTATAGGAGACACATTAAAGCAAACGATGGAAAAAGTGGTGCAAGCAGAGATAGGTCTGGCACAGCAGGAAAAGACGTCGTACTTAAAGTTCCGGTTGGGACACAAATAATCGATGAAGAAAGTGAGGAGGTGATAGTAGACCTTGATAAACCTGAGATGGAATTCCAAGTAGTGCAAGGTGGAAAAGGTGGACTGGGAAACACCAATTTTAAATCTTCTACTAACAGGGCACCAAGACATTTTACCTACGGCCAGCCTGGCGAAGAAAAATATGTATTATTAAAACTAAAAGTTTTATCTGACGTTGGCATTATCGGCATGCCAAATGCAGGTAAATCGAAGTTTTTAACTCGCTGTTCAAATGCAGATACAAAAGTAGGTGATTATCCATTCACCACGATAAGACCACATTTAGGTGTAGCAAAAGTGGGTGATAGCGAAATTGTAATAGCAGATATTCCTGGAATAATCTCCGATGCTCACCTTGGAGTTGGGCTTGGACATAAATTTTTGAAGCACATAGAAAGGTGTAAAATTTTACTGCATTTAATTGATGTAACTCACGATGATGTCATTTCAGCGTATGATTGCACACACAATGAGTTAGAGCTTTACAATAGTGATCTTGTTAGAAAAGAGGAAGTTGTGGTGTTAAACAAATGTGACTTATCGGAAGAAGCAGAAATTCTGGAGAAGAAGAATCATTTGGCTAACTATCTTGATAAAGAAGTACTATGCTTATCAATTGATGATGATTTACAGCCCATTTTAAGGTTATTAAGTGAAAAATTGAAAAAGAACAACCCTAGGGAAACTGATGTATATGATCCTTTTAAGGCATGA
- a CDS encoding NADH dehydrogenase ubiquinone Fe-S protein 4, whose product MSIDDRVVFKIYKPTRTATQSGLGNTHFWHLRTEPDPYYIEPLMGWVGSKNPKKQIVLKFDSLEKAVFYAKRRNAKYIIEMPKDIKRRPKSYASNFIPK is encoded by the coding sequence ATGAGCATTGATGATAGAGTAGTTTTTAAGATTTACAAACCAACAAGAACTGCAACACAATCTGGCTTAGGTAATACACACTTTTGGCACCTAAGAACTGAACCTGATCCTTACTATATTGAACCTCTGATGGGATGGGTTGGCTCAAAAAACCCCAAAAAACAGATTGTATTAAAGTTTGATTCCCTTGAAAAAGCGGTATTTTACGCAAAAAGACGCAATGCTAAATATATAATTGAAATGCCAAAAGACATTAAGAGACGCCCAAAGTCTTACGCGAGTAATTTCATACCTAAGTAG